Proteins from a genomic interval of Petrotoga miotherma DSM 10691:
- a CDS encoding RNA-guided endonuclease InsQ/TnpB family protein produces the protein MTYRTQKNQLRNLNKQEYIALKELCKLSKNLYNSTLYAVRQYYFTEKKYLRYESAYHICKENENYQLLNTDIAQQTMKVVDRNFKSFFALISKAKEGNYRFSDIRLPHYLPKDGYFMLIIPRFKVKDGYFTVPMSIAFKKEFGEVKLPFPERLNKKQVKEIRIFPKHNCKFFDIEFVYVQEEENLNLNTGNALAIDFGLDNLATCITNTGASFIVDGKRLKSINQWYNKENARLQSIKDKQEIKGITHRQYINTKKRNNRLNYYMNKTARIIVNYCIENDIGNIVVGYNPDWKRNINLGKSNNQKFVQISHGNLRLKIKSLCERYGINYIEQEESYTSKADFFANDDIPVYNADNPQAYSFSGKRISRGQYKTCQGTIINADCNGALNILRKSNLMDLTLLQARGCLNQPQRIRVLS, from the coding sequence TTACGTATCGTACCCAGAAGAATCAATTAAGAAATTTAAACAAACAAGAATATATTGCCCTTAAAGAATTATGTAAGCTGTCTAAAAACCTGTATAACTCAACTCTATATGCTGTTCGCCAATATTACTTTACAGAGAAAAAGTATTTACGCTACGAATCAGCCTACCATATCTGTAAAGAAAACGAAAACTATCAACTTCTTAATACAGACATTGCGCAACAAACCATGAAAGTAGTCGACCGCAACTTTAAGTCTTTCTTTGCACTTATTTCTAAGGCTAAAGAGGGCAATTACAGGTTTTCAGACATTCGACTTCCGCATTATCTTCCAAAAGATGGATACTTTATGCTGATTATCCCGCGTTTCAAGGTTAAGGACGGTTATTTTACCGTGCCTATGTCCATTGCCTTCAAAAAGGAATTTGGAGAAGTTAAACTTCCGTTTCCTGAAAGGTTAAACAAAAAGCAAGTAAAAGAAATCCGTATCTTCCCTAAGCACAACTGTAAATTCTTTGATATTGAATTTGTATACGTTCAGGAAGAAGAAAACCTAAACCTTAATACAGGTAACGCTCTTGCTATAGACTTTGGGCTTGACAACCTCGCAACTTGTATTACAAACACTGGGGCGTCCTTTATCGTGGACGGTAAAAGATTAAAATCAATTAACCAGTGGTATAACAAAGAAAACGCAAGGTTGCAGTCTATCAAGGACAAGCAAGAGATTAAGGGCATAACCCATCGCCAATATATCAATACCAAGAAACGTAATAACCGTCTTAACTATTATATGAACAAAACTGCAAGGATTATCGTTAACTACTGTATCGAAAACGATATTGGCAATATTGTCGTAGGTTATAACCCTGACTGGAAACGTAATATCAATCTTGGTAAGAGCAATAACCAAAAGTTTGTCCAAATATCACATGGTAATTTGCGCCTTAAAATCAAGTCCCTTTGTGAGCGTTATGGAATTAACTACATTGAGCAGGAAGAAAGCTATACTTCAAAGGCTGACTTTTTCGCCAATGATGATATTCCTGTTTACAATGCCGATAATCCGCAGGCATACAGCTTTAGCGGAAAACGCATATCCAGAGGGCAATATAAAACTTGTCAAGGCACAATTAT